The Agelaius phoeniceus isolate bAgePho1 chromosome 4, bAgePho1.hap1, whole genome shotgun sequence genome includes a region encoding these proteins:
- the SEPTIN11 gene encoding septin-11 isoform X3: MAVAVGRPANDDLRNLSLSGHVGFDSLPDQLVNKSTSQGFCFNILCVGETGIGKSTLMDTLFNTKFESEPATHNEPGVRLKARSYELQESNVRLKLTIVDTVGFGDQINKDDSYKPIVEYIDAQFEAYLQEELKIKRSLFNYHDTRIHACLYFIAPTGHSLKSLDLVTMKKLDSKVNIIPIIAKADTIAKNELHKFKSKIMSELVSNGVQIYQFPTDEETVAEINATMSVHLPFAVVGSTEEVKIGNKMAKARQYPWGVVQVENENHCDFVKLREMLIRVNMEDLREQTHTRHYELYRRCKLEEMGFKDTDPDSKPFSLQETYEAKRNEFLGELQKKEDEMRQMFVMRVKEKEAELKEAEKDLHEKFDHLKRTHQEEKKKVEDKKKELEEELNNFQKKKAAAQLLQSQAQQAGSQQTKKDKDKKNFFFM, translated from the exons AATGATGACCTCAGGAACCTGTCCCTGTCCGGCCACGTGGGCTTCGACAGCCTCCCAGACCAGCTGGTCAACAAGTCAACATCACAGGGCTTCTGCTTCAACATCCTGTGTGTGG GTGAAACTGGCATTGGCAAGTCGACGCTGATGGACACGCTGTTCAACACCAAGTTCGAGAGCGAGCCCGCCACGCACAACGAGCCTGGTGTCAGGTTGAAAGCGCGCAGTTATGAGCTCCAGGAGAGCAACGTGCGCCTCAAGCTGACCATCGTGGACACCGTGGGCTTTGGTGATCAGATCAACAAGGATGACAG CTACAAGCCCATAGTGGAATACATCGACGCCCAGTTTGAAGCCTACCTGCAGGAAGAGCTGAAGATCAAGCGGTCCCTGTTCAACTACCACGACACACGGATCCACGCCTGCCTCTACTTCATTGCTCCTACTGGACACTCGCTCAAGTCCCTGGATCTGGTCACCATGAAGAAGCTGGACAGTAAG GTGAACATCATCCCCATCATTGCCAAGGCCGACACCATCGCAAAGAACGAGTTGCACAAGTTCAAGAGCAAAATCATGAGCGAGCTGGTCAGCAACGGCGTCCAGATCTACCAGTTCCCCACCGATGAGGAGACAGTGGCCGAGATCAATGCCACCATGAGT GTCCACCTTCCTTTTGCCGTGGTTGGCAGCACTGAGGAAGTGAAGATTGGCAACAAGATGGCGAAAGCCAGGCAGTACCCCTGGGGTGTTGTGCAGG TTGAAAATGAAAACCACTGTGACTTTGTGAAGCTGCGGGAGATGCTGATCCGAGTGAACATGGAGGACTTGCGGGAGCAGACGCACACCCGGCACTACGAGCTGTACAGGCGCTGCAAGCTGGAAGAGATGGGCTTCAAGGACACAGATCCAGACAGCAAACCTTTCAG TCTCCAAGAGACTTATGAAGCAAAGAGGAATGAATTCCTGGGCGAACTCCAGAAGAAGGAGGATGAAATGAGGCAGATGTTTGTCATGCGagtgaaggagaaggaagcagAGTTGAAGGAAGCAGAGAAGGAT CTTCACGAAAAGTTTGACCATCTAAAGAGGACTCAccaagaagagaagaaaaaggtaGAAGACAAAAAGAAGGAACTTGAGGAAGAGCTGAACAACTTTCAAAAGAagaaggcagcagctcagctatTACAGTCACAGGCTCAGCAGGCAGGTTCTCAACAAACCAAGAAAGACAAGGACAAGAAAAA
- the SEPTIN11 gene encoding septin-11 isoform X2, with product MAVAVGRPANDDLRNLSLSGHVGFDSLPDQLVNKSTSQGFCFNILCVGETGIGKSTLMDTLFNTKFESEPATHNEPGVRLKARSYELQESNVRLKLTIVDTVGFGDQINKDDSYKPIVEYIDAQFEAYLQEELKIKRSLFNYHDTRIHACLYFIAPTGHSLKSLDLVTMKKLDSKVNIIPIIAKADTIAKNELHKFKSKIMSELVSNGVQIYQFPTDEETVAEINATMSVHLPFAVVGSTEEVKIGNKMAKARQYPWGVVQVENENHCDFVKLREMLIRVNMEDLREQTHTRHYELYRRCKLEEMGFKDTDPDSKPFSLQETYEAKRNEFLGELQKKEDEMRQMFVMRVKEKEAELKEAEKDLHEKFDHLKRTHQEEKKKVEDKKKELEEELNNFQKKKAAAQLLQSQAQQAGSQQTKKDKDKKNASFT from the exons AATGATGACCTCAGGAACCTGTCCCTGTCCGGCCACGTGGGCTTCGACAGCCTCCCAGACCAGCTGGTCAACAAGTCAACATCACAGGGCTTCTGCTTCAACATCCTGTGTGTGG GTGAAACTGGCATTGGCAAGTCGACGCTGATGGACACGCTGTTCAACACCAAGTTCGAGAGCGAGCCCGCCACGCACAACGAGCCTGGTGTCAGGTTGAAAGCGCGCAGTTATGAGCTCCAGGAGAGCAACGTGCGCCTCAAGCTGACCATCGTGGACACCGTGGGCTTTGGTGATCAGATCAACAAGGATGACAG CTACAAGCCCATAGTGGAATACATCGACGCCCAGTTTGAAGCCTACCTGCAGGAAGAGCTGAAGATCAAGCGGTCCCTGTTCAACTACCACGACACACGGATCCACGCCTGCCTCTACTTCATTGCTCCTACTGGACACTCGCTCAAGTCCCTGGATCTGGTCACCATGAAGAAGCTGGACAGTAAG GTGAACATCATCCCCATCATTGCCAAGGCCGACACCATCGCAAAGAACGAGTTGCACAAGTTCAAGAGCAAAATCATGAGCGAGCTGGTCAGCAACGGCGTCCAGATCTACCAGTTCCCCACCGATGAGGAGACAGTGGCCGAGATCAATGCCACCATGAGT GTCCACCTTCCTTTTGCCGTGGTTGGCAGCACTGAGGAAGTGAAGATTGGCAACAAGATGGCGAAAGCCAGGCAGTACCCCTGGGGTGTTGTGCAGG TTGAAAATGAAAACCACTGTGACTTTGTGAAGCTGCGGGAGATGCTGATCCGAGTGAACATGGAGGACTTGCGGGAGCAGACGCACACCCGGCACTACGAGCTGTACAGGCGCTGCAAGCTGGAAGAGATGGGCTTCAAGGACACAGATCCAGACAGCAAACCTTTCAG TCTCCAAGAGACTTATGAAGCAAAGAGGAATGAATTCCTGGGCGAACTCCAGAAGAAGGAGGATGAAATGAGGCAGATGTTTGTCATGCGagtgaaggagaaggaagcagAGTTGAAGGAAGCAGAGAAGGAT CTTCACGAAAAGTTTGACCATCTAAAGAGGACTCAccaagaagagaagaaaaaggtaGAAGACAAAAAGAAGGAACTTGAGGAAGAGCTGAACAACTTTCAAAAGAagaaggcagcagctcagctatTACAGTCACAGGCTCAGCAGGCAGGTTCTCAACAAACCAAGAAAGACAAGGACAAGAAAAA
- the SEPTIN11 gene encoding septin-11 isoform X1: MAVAVGRPANDDLRNLSLSGHVGFDSLPDQLVNKSTSQGFCFNILCVGETGIGKSTLMDTLFNTKFESEPATHNEPGVRLKARSYELQESNVRLKLTIVDTVGFGDQINKDDSYKPIVEYIDAQFEAYLQEELKIKRSLFNYHDTRIHACLYFIAPTGHSLKSLDLVTMKKLDSKVNIIPIIAKADTIAKNELHKFKSKIMSELVSNGVQIYQFPTDEETVAEINATMSVHLPFAVVGSTEEVKIGNKMAKARQYPWGVVQVENENHCDFVKLREMLIRVNMEDLREQTHTRHYELYRRCKLEEMGFKDTDPDSKPFSLQETYEAKRNEFLGELQKKEDEMRQMFVMRVKEKEAELKEAEKDLHEKFDHLKRTHQEEKKKVEDKKKELEEELNNFQKKKAAAQLLQSQAQQAGSQQTKKDKDKKNSVELCCAGALSPAGSSGARVCGRT; the protein is encoded by the exons AATGATGACCTCAGGAACCTGTCCCTGTCCGGCCACGTGGGCTTCGACAGCCTCCCAGACCAGCTGGTCAACAAGTCAACATCACAGGGCTTCTGCTTCAACATCCTGTGTGTGG GTGAAACTGGCATTGGCAAGTCGACGCTGATGGACACGCTGTTCAACACCAAGTTCGAGAGCGAGCCCGCCACGCACAACGAGCCTGGTGTCAGGTTGAAAGCGCGCAGTTATGAGCTCCAGGAGAGCAACGTGCGCCTCAAGCTGACCATCGTGGACACCGTGGGCTTTGGTGATCAGATCAACAAGGATGACAG CTACAAGCCCATAGTGGAATACATCGACGCCCAGTTTGAAGCCTACCTGCAGGAAGAGCTGAAGATCAAGCGGTCCCTGTTCAACTACCACGACACACGGATCCACGCCTGCCTCTACTTCATTGCTCCTACTGGACACTCGCTCAAGTCCCTGGATCTGGTCACCATGAAGAAGCTGGACAGTAAG GTGAACATCATCCCCATCATTGCCAAGGCCGACACCATCGCAAAGAACGAGTTGCACAAGTTCAAGAGCAAAATCATGAGCGAGCTGGTCAGCAACGGCGTCCAGATCTACCAGTTCCCCACCGATGAGGAGACAGTGGCCGAGATCAATGCCACCATGAGT GTCCACCTTCCTTTTGCCGTGGTTGGCAGCACTGAGGAAGTGAAGATTGGCAACAAGATGGCGAAAGCCAGGCAGTACCCCTGGGGTGTTGTGCAGG TTGAAAATGAAAACCACTGTGACTTTGTGAAGCTGCGGGAGATGCTGATCCGAGTGAACATGGAGGACTTGCGGGAGCAGACGCACACCCGGCACTACGAGCTGTACAGGCGCTGCAAGCTGGAAGAGATGGGCTTCAAGGACACAGATCCAGACAGCAAACCTTTCAG TCTCCAAGAGACTTATGAAGCAAAGAGGAATGAATTCCTGGGCGAACTCCAGAAGAAGGAGGATGAAATGAGGCAGATGTTTGTCATGCGagtgaaggagaaggaagcagAGTTGAAGGAAGCAGAGAAGGAT CTTCACGAAAAGTTTGACCATCTAAAGAGGACTCAccaagaagagaagaaaaaggtaGAAGACAAAAAGAAGGAACTTGAGGAAGAGCTGAACAACTTTCAAAAGAagaaggcagcagctcagctatTACAGTCACAGGCTCAGCAGGCAGGTTCTCAACAAACCAAGAAAGACAAGGACAAGAAAAA